The Sandaracinus amylolyticus genomic interval GCGCAGGGCGCGTCGGTCGGGTGCTTCGAGACGGACCACGATCTGCGCATCGTCGCGCGCGCCGACGGCGGCCCGCTCGAGCCGAGCGACGAGCGCTTGCTCGCGCCCTCGCCGCACGACGTGAAGACGCCCGACCGTGGCCTCGACGACGCGCTCGCGCGCGAGGGCACGTGGCTCTTCCGCCTGCGGGTCGAGCGCGCGGAAGGCGGATCGACGGTGCGCCTGGAGCTGCCCGGCATCGGGCGCGTCGACGAGCTCGAGCGCGTCTTCGATCTCCTCGCGCGCGCCCTCGCGCCGGTCGCGCTGCCCTCGCTGATCTTCGCGGGCCATCCGCCGCCGGTCGACGCGCGCATCGCGCACGCGACGGTCACGCCCGATCCCGCGGTGATCGAGGTGAACGCGGCGCCGCACGCGACCGCGCGCGCGTTCGCGGACGACGCGCGCGAGTGGCACGACGCCGCGCGCGACGTGGGGCTCGCGCCGCGCCGGCTCTTCTACGACGGCGAGGCGTCCGACTCGGGCGGCGGCGGGCAGATCACGATCGGCGGACCGAGCGCCGACGAGAGCCCGTTCTTCGTCGCGCCCGCGCTGCTGCCGCGCCTCGTGACGCTCTGCGCGGCGCACCCGTCGCTCTCGTATCTCTTCGCGGTCGACAACGTCGGTCCGTGGAGCCAGTCGCCGCGCGCCGACGAAGGCGTGCGCGCGAGCTTCGGCGAGCTCGTGTTCGCGATCGAGCGCATCGCGCGCGGCGCGCACGCGCTCGATCGCGACACGCTGCAGGGCACGCTCGGGCCCTTCCTGCGCGACGTGACGGGCAACGCGCATCGCGCGGAGATCAACGTCGAGAAGCTGTGGAACGCGGATCTGCCGCAGCGCGGACGGCTCGGGCTCGTCGAGCTGCGCGCGTTCCGCATGGCGCGATCGCCGGAGCGCGCGGCCGCGCTGGGCGCGATGGTGCGCGCGATCGTGGCGTACCTCGCGACGACCGAGATCCCGCTCGAGCTGCCCGACTGGGGTGACGCGCTGCACGATCGATGGCTGCTCCCGACGTTCCTCGCGCGCGATCTCGACGAGGTGCTCGCGACGTTGCGCGGCGCAGGCCTCGGGCTCGGGCGCGCGCTCGAGGACGAGCTGCGCGCCACGCCGGAGCGCGTGATCGGCGTCGCCGAGGATGGTCAATCGCGCTTGACCATCACCCGCGCGCTCGAGATCTGGCCGCTGATCGGCGACGCCGGATCGCAGGAGCAGCACGCCGCGCGGTGGATCGACGCGAGCACGCGACGCATCGAGATCCGCGTCGACGGCGCGCCGGGATCGCGGATCATGGTGAACGGCCACGCGATCGCGCTGCGCGCGCTCGACGATCACACCGCGCTGCGCGGGGTGCGTCACCGCGCGTTCATCCCGGCGCGCGGTCTCCACCCCGGCGTGGCGGCGCAAGTGCCGCTGCGGATCACGTGGCAACGCGAAGGCGCTGCGCGCGCGCTCGAGGCGACGTTGCACGACTGGCGCCCCGGAGGCGGCGCGTACGACGGTCTGCCGCAGGACGATGATGAAGCGCGCCGCCGACGCGAGGAGCGCTTCGTGGTGCGCGAGATCGACGCGCCGGAGATCCAGCACGCGGACGATGCCGCGCGCTGGACGATCGATCTACGCGCTCACTGCGCGTAGGGCTGCGCGCCGGGGAGCACGAGGAGCTCGTAGTAGCCCATGCGCTCCATCGATCCGCG includes:
- a CDS encoding transglutaminase family protein, translated to MIDDALDTLDRAIGARFGHAIWIGSEPTFTDASSFDAEWNGAALGPTKEARARALVARIAARRPWCVVLRSVGRQYGAEEVPRWSYGLWGRRDRDVVWRGPLDPLLGAAVMTEHDARDACERARDAIAEALAAQGASVGCFETDHDLRIVARADGGPLEPSDERLLAPSPHDVKTPDRGLDDALAREGTWLFRLRVERAEGGSTVRLELPGIGRVDELERVFDLLARALAPVALPSLIFAGHPPPVDARIAHATVTPDPAVIEVNAAPHATARAFADDAREWHDAARDVGLAPRRLFYDGEASDSGGGGQITIGGPSADESPFFVAPALLPRLVTLCAAHPSLSYLFAVDNVGPWSQSPRADEGVRASFGELVFAIERIARGAHALDRDTLQGTLGPFLRDVTGNAHRAEINVEKLWNADLPQRGRLGLVELRAFRMARSPERAAALGAMVRAIVAYLATTEIPLELPDWGDALHDRWLLPTFLARDLDEVLATLRGAGLGLGRALEDELRATPERVIGVAEDGQSRLTITRALEIWPLIGDAGSQEQHAARWIDASTRRIEIRVDGAPGSRIMVNGHAIALRALDDHTALRGVRHRAFIPARGLHPGVAAQVPLRITWQREGAARALEATLHDWRPGGGAYDGLPQDDDEARRRREERFVVREIDAPEIQHADDAARWTIDLRAHCA